The Sus scrofa isolate TJ Tabasco breed Duroc chromosome X, Sscrofa11.1, whole genome shotgun sequence genome has a segment encoding these proteins:
- the CHST7 gene encoding carbohydrate sulfotransferase 7 — MKGRRRRRREYCKFALLLVLYTLVLLLVPSVLDGGRDGDKGAGHCPGLQRSLGVWSLEAAAAGEREQGAKARPAADGGAGVSPRSPLNLQGAVGEAVSREKQHIYVHATWRTGSSFLGELFNQHPDVFYLYEPMWHLWQALYPGDAESLQGALRDMLRSLFRCDFSVLQLYAPPGDPAARAPDAANLTTAALFGWRTNKVICSPPLCPGAPRARAEVGLVEDAACERSCPPVALQALEAECRKYPVVVIKDVRLLDLGVLVPLLRDPGLNLKVVQLFRDPRAVHNSRLKSRQGLLRESIQVLRTRQRGDRFHRVLLAHGVGARPGAPSRALPAAPRADFFLTGALEVICEAWLRDLLFARGAPAWLQRRYLWLRYEDLVRQPRAQLRRLQRFAGLRALSALDAFALNMTRGAAYGADRPFHLSARDAREAVHAWRERLSREQVRQVEAACAPAMRLLAYPRSGEDGDAEPSEDEETPLEMEADGAT; from the coding sequence ATGaaggggcggcggcggcgacgcCGGGAGTACTGCAAGTTCGCACTGCTGTTGGTGCTGTACACGCTGGTGCTGCTGCTTGTCCCCTCCGTACTGGACGGCGGCCGCGACGGGGACAAGGGAGCCGGGCATTGCCCGGGCCTGCAGCGCAGCCTGGGAGTGTGGAGcctggaggcggcggcggcgggcgaaCGCGAGCAGGGCGCGAAGGCGCGGCCAGCCGCTGATGGGGGCGCGGGCGTGTCCCCCAGGTCTCCTCTCAACCTCCAAGGCGCCGTCGGGGAAGCGGTGTCTCGCGAAAAGCAGCACATCTACGTGCACGCCACCTGGCGCACCGGCTCGTCGTTCCTGGGCGAGCTCTTTAACCAGCACCCGGACGTCTTCTACTTGTACGAGCCCATGTGGCATCTGTGGCAGGCACTGTATCCGGGCGACGCCGAGAGCCTGCAAGGCGCGCTGCGAGACATGCTGCGCTCGCTCTTCCGCTGCGACTTTTCGGTGCTGCAGCTGTACGCGCCGCCGGGGGACCCCGCCGCGCGCGCCCCGGACGCGGCCAATCTCACCACGGCCGCCCTCTTCGGCTGGCGCACCAACAAGGTCATCTGTTCGCCGCCGCTGTGCCCTGGCGCGCCCCGGGCCCGCGCCGAGGTCGGCCTGGTTGAGGACGCCGCTTGCGAGCGCAGCTGCCCACCGGTGGCTCTCCAAGCCCTGGAGGCCGAGTGCCGCAAGTATCCGGTGGTGGTCATCAAAGACGTGCGCCTCCTCGACCTGGGCGTGCTGGTGCCCCTGCTGCGCGACCCCGGCCTCAACCTGAAGGTGGTGCAGCTTTTCCGCGACCCGCGGGCGGTGCACAACTCGCGCCTCAAGTCTCGGCAGGGGCTGCTGCGCGAGAGCATCCAGGTGCTACGCACCCGCCAGAGGGGCGACCGCTTCCACCGAGTCCTCCTGGCGCACGGCGTGGGCGCTCGCCCCGGGGCCCCCTCCCGCGCGCTGCCCGCCGCGCCGCGCGCCGACTTCTTCCTGACCGGCGCGCTCGAGGTGATTTGCGAAGCCTGGCTGCGCGACCTGCTGTTCGCGCGCGGTGCTCCCGCCTGGCTGCAGCGCCGCTACCTGTGGCTGCGCTACGAGGACCTGGTGCGGCAGCCGCGCGCCCAGCTGCGCCGCCTGCAGCGCTTCGCGGGACTGCGGGCGCTCTCCGCGCTGGACGCCTTCGCGCTCAACATGACTCGCGGCGCAGCCTACGGCGCTGACCGGCCCTTCCACCTGTCCGCGCGAGACGCCCGCGAGGCCGTGCACGCTTGGCGGGAGCGCCTGAGCCGAGAGCAGGTGCGCCAGGTGGAGGCTGCCTGCGCCCCAGCTATGCGCCTGCTGGCTTACCCTCGCAGCGGAGAAGACGGCGACGCCGAGCCGTCCGAGGACGAGGAGACGCCGCTGGAGATGGAGGCTGACGGCGCCACGTAG